One window of Neptuniibacter halophilus genomic DNA carries:
- the rpsI gene encoding 30S ribosomal protein S9 yields MSTTQYYGTGRRKTSTARVFLRPGTGAITINNRTIEEYFGRETARMIVRQPLELTNNLEAFDVVVTVKGGGGFGQAGAIRHGITRALMEFDETLRPALREAGYVTRDARMVERKKVGLRKARKKPQFSKR; encoded by the coding sequence ATGTCTACTACACAGTATTACGGTACAGGTCGTCGTAAAACTTCTACTGCTCGTGTTTTCCTGCGTCCAGGTACAGGTGCAATCACTATCAACAACCGCACTATCGAAGAATACTTCGGTCGTGAAACTGCGCGCATGATCGTTCGTCAGCCTCTGGAACTGACTAACAATCTGGAAGCGTTTGATGTTGTTGTAACCGTTAAAGGCGGTGGCGGCTTCGGTCAGGCTGGTGCGATTCGTCACGGTATCACTCGTGCGCTGATGGAGTTCGATGAAACTCTGCGTCCTGCACTGCGTGAAGCGGGTTACGTTACCCGTGATGCACGTATGGTTGAGCGTAAGAAAGTGGGTCTGCGTAAAGCGCGTAAGAAGCCACAGTTCTCCAAGCGTTAA
- the rplM gene encoding 50S ribosomal protein L13, protein MKTFVAKPAEVKRDWYVVDAEGKTLGRLATEIARRLRGKHKPEYTPHVDTGDYIVVVNAEKVGVTGNKRKDKMYYHHTGFPGGLKEASFDKMVETFPERTIELAVKGMLPKGPLGRAMYAKLKVYAGAEHPHQAQQPKELNI, encoded by the coding sequence ATGAAAACATTCGTCGCTAAACCAGCCGAAGTAAAACGCGACTGGTACGTTGTTGACGCAGAAGGTAAAACTCTGGGTCGTCTGGCTACTGAAATTGCACGCCGTCTGCGTGGCAAGCATAAGCCAGAATACACTCCACACGTTGATACTGGTGACTATATCGTAGTTGTTAACGCTGAGAAAGTAGGCGTTACCGGTAACAAGCGTAAGGACAAAATGTACTACCACCACACTGGCTTCCCAGGTGGTCTGAAAGAAGCATCTTTCGATAAAATGGTAGAAACTTTCCCTGAGCGCACTATCGAGCTGGCTGTTAAAGGCATGCTGCCAAAAGGTCCTCTGGGTCGTGCTATGTACGCCAAGCTGAAAGTATACGCTGGTGCAGAACATCCGCACCAGGCTCAGCAGCCTAAAGAACTGAACATCTAA
- the zapE gene encoding cell division protein ZapE: MTPLERYKQDLQRDDFSYDPAQEMAVKHLQRLYDDLVAQKPAAPRSGLMGRLKSKLKKAEPVEPVKGLYFWGGVGRGKTYLMDTFYDSLPFEQKMRTHFHRFMQRVHAELKALDGTANPLVEIGKKYASETRIICFDEFFVTDITDAMILGGLLQELFNNGVALVATSNIVPDGLYKDGLQRARFLPAIDMLNRFTEVVNVDGGVDYRLRALEQAELYHYPLDSKADESLNRSFESLAPDLEEVVEAEVLDVNGRNMQTRRCCEDVVWFDFKDICEGPRSQNDYIELAKIFHAVLVGNVPQLGRSNDDAARRFINMVDEFYDSGVKLILSAEKPIHEIYSEGRLEFEIERTQSRLLEMQSHEYLAREHRA, from the coding sequence ATGACCCCATTAGAACGATACAAACAAGATCTGCAAAGGGATGATTTCTCTTACGACCCCGCACAGGAAATGGCGGTCAAGCACCTGCAGCGACTGTATGATGATCTGGTTGCGCAGAAACCTGCGGCGCCCCGATCAGGTCTGATGGGGCGGCTCAAGAGCAAGCTGAAAAAAGCTGAGCCTGTTGAGCCGGTTAAAGGCCTCTATTTCTGGGGTGGCGTGGGTCGCGGCAAGACCTATCTGATGGATACCTTCTACGACAGTCTGCCTTTTGAACAAAAGATGCGCACCCATTTCCACCGTTTTATGCAGCGTGTGCATGCTGAGCTGAAAGCGTTGGATGGTACGGCTAATCCGTTGGTAGAGATCGGCAAGAAATACGCCTCTGAAACCCGGATTATCTGTTTTGATGAATTCTTTGTTACCGATATCACCGACGCAATGATACTCGGTGGCTTGCTGCAGGAGCTGTTCAATAACGGCGTGGCTTTGGTGGCAACCTCAAATATTGTACCGGACGGTTTGTACAAAGACGGATTGCAACGGGCCCGATTCCTGCCGGCAATTGATATGCTGAACCGGTTTACAGAAGTAGTGAATGTGGATGGTGGGGTTGATTATCGTCTGCGTGCGCTGGAGCAGGCGGAGCTCTATCACTACCCGCTGGATTCCAAAGCAGATGAGAGTCTGAATCGTAGTTTTGAAAGCCTGGCGCCGGATCTGGAAGAGGTGGTCGAGGCTGAAGTGCTGGATGTGAATGGCCGTAATATGCAGACCCGCCGTTGCTGTGAAGATGTGGTCTGGTTTGATTTTAAGGATATCTGTGAAGGGCCGCGCTCTCAGAACGACTATATTGAACTGGCGAAGATCTTCCATGCAGTGCTGGTCGGTAATGTGCCGCAGCTGGGTCGCTCCAATGATGATGCGGCACGCCGCTTTATCAATATGGTAGATGAGTTCTACGACAGTGGCGTGAAACTGATCCTCAGTGCTGAAAAGCCTATTCATGAAATCTACAGTGAAGGGCGTCTGGAATTTGAGATTGAGCGTACTCAGAGCCGGTTGCTGGAGATGCAGTCTCACGAATACCTGGCAAGGGAGCATCGGGCCTGA
- a CDS encoding LrgB family protein, with amino-acid sequence MSLWQHFQSQPITWLVVTLVVFLLASWLNSRAGKTPFLHPVLLSLSLIILLLYLTNTDYPTYMQGGQYLHLLLGPAVVALAVPLYDHLATVRRMLVPLLLGSVSGALVAAVSAILLAAWMGLDRALLMTVAPKSVTSPIAIAIAEKIGGFPSLAAGLVLITGAMGCLIAPLVYRLLRIEDPAVKGFVLGVGAHAMGTAFAFEYGMIAGAFGGLAMAMTGTFTAFMLPVLTSLIGV; translated from the coding sequence ATGAGTCTGTGGCAGCATTTTCAGTCTCAGCCAATAACCTGGCTGGTGGTAACGCTGGTGGTGTTTCTTCTGGCTTCCTGGCTGAACAGCCGGGCAGGAAAAACGCCGTTTCTGCATCCGGTACTGTTGTCTCTGAGTCTGATCATACTGCTGCTGTATCTGACCAATACCGATTATCCAACCTATATGCAGGGGGGGCAGTACCTCCATCTTTTGCTTGGCCCGGCCGTCGTCGCTCTGGCTGTGCCGCTGTATGACCATCTGGCAACGGTGCGGCGGATGTTGGTGCCCTTGTTGCTGGGGTCAGTATCAGGTGCGTTGGTTGCGGCGGTTTCTGCTATCTTGCTGGCGGCATGGATGGGGCTGGATCGCGCGCTGCTGATGACGGTTGCACCTAAGTCGGTGACTTCGCCCATCGCGATTGCCATTGCCGAAAAAATCGGTGGGTTCCCTTCACTGGCTGCGGGTCTGGTGCTGATAACCGGAGCGATGGGGTGTTTGATCGCGCCGCTGGTCTATCGCCTGCTGAGAATTGAAGACCCTGCTGTGAAAGGCTTTGTTCTGGGAGTCGGGGCGCACGCAATGGGCACTGCCTTTGCCTTCGAGTATGGCATGATTGCGGGTGCCTTTGGTGGTCTTGCCATGGCTATGACGGGAACTTTTACCGCGTTTATGCTGCCGGTGTTGACCTCCCTGATCGGCGTTTAA
- a CDS encoding CidA/LrgA family protein, translating to MIQGFLILLLCQLLGELLVWMLSVPVPGSVVGMVVLFFALIGYGKVPDSLRLSSEGILKILPLLLVPAGVGLMKHFGVISEYWGALLLSLFVSTLITMLVVALLLRKFISGEESK from the coding sequence ATGATACAGGGGTTTCTGATACTGTTGCTTTGTCAGTTGCTGGGTGAGCTGCTGGTTTGGATGCTCAGCGTGCCTGTGCCGGGATCTGTGGTGGGCATGGTCGTACTGTTTTTTGCGCTGATTGGCTATGGCAAGGTGCCGGATTCGCTAAGGTTGAGCAGTGAGGGAATCCTGAAGATCCTGCCGTTACTGTTAGTGCCCGCCGGGGTAGGTCTGATGAAGCACTTCGGCGTTATCTCTGAGTATTGGGGGGCGTTACTGCTGTCGTTGTTTGTCAGTACGTTGATTACCATGCTGGTGGTTGCCTTGTTACTGCGGAAATTTATCTCCGGGGAGGAGTCAAAATGA
- a CDS encoding TMEM165/GDT1 family protein, with protein sequence MELFEPFVKVFLLVFLAEFGDKSQLVCMTLASRYRRGWPIVIGSVAAFAVLNTVAVLFGAAISAYLPQEVVLAVVAVLFLLFGIQAFRAEDEDEDDELKVGAHLIASVFLLIFFAELGDKTQLSVAGMAAVEPALVVWLAGTMALALTTLMGVVFGRVVLQKLPLVWVHRAAGVFFIGFAVAASWRLYGLLV encoded by the coding sequence ATGGAGCTGTTTGAGCCCTTTGTTAAGGTTTTTTTGCTGGTCTTTCTGGCAGAGTTCGGTGACAAGAGTCAGTTAGTCTGCATGACCTTAGCATCAAGATACCGCCGTGGATGGCCGATTGTGATCGGCAGCGTTGCTGCCTTTGCTGTGTTGAATACGGTTGCCGTGCTTTTCGGTGCTGCGATCAGTGCTTACCTCCCTCAGGAGGTGGTGCTGGCTGTGGTTGCGGTGCTGTTTTTGCTCTTCGGTATTCAGGCTTTCAGAGCAGAAGATGAAGATGAAGACGATGAGTTAAAGGTGGGGGCGCACCTGATCGCTTCGGTATTTCTGCTGATCTTTTTTGCCGAACTGGGAGATAAAACACAGCTTTCGGTTGCGGGCATGGCGGCGGTTGAGCCTGCTTTAGTCGTCTGGTTGGCCGGTACCATGGCGTTGGCGTTAACAACGCTGATGGGGGTGGTGTTTGGTCGTGTGGTGTTGCAAAAGCTGCCGCTGGTCTGGGTGCATCGTGCTGCCGGGGTTTTCTTTATCGGTTTTGCGGTCGCAGCATCCTGGCGGTTGTATGGATTGCTGGTATAG
- the galU gene encoding UTP--glucose-1-phosphate uridylyltransferase GalU yields the protein MNSVIKKAVIPVAGLGTRVLPASKAIPKEMMPVVDKPVIQYVIEEAVAAGISEIVLVTRSGKSAIEDHFDCHYELEAELERKGKTDILNSVRNILPSQVSITAVRQHQALGLGHAVLCAAPIIGDEDFAVLLPDMLIACAPGQEADLSAMTEAYRQSGIGQIMVEPVPEEKVDRYGIVDCSGVKIAPGESAAIARMVEKPNVNEAPSNLSINGRYILPGRIMQLLTQTRPGAGGEIQLTDAMATFLDEGELEAFHMRGKTYDCGNKAGYLQANLAYGLNHPETAAALKDFIRDLDL from the coding sequence ATGAATTCCGTTATTAAAAAAGCCGTTATTCCCGTTGCCGGCCTCGGCACCCGTGTCCTGCCTGCCAGCAAAGCGATTCCTAAAGAGATGATGCCGGTAGTAGATAAACCGGTCATTCAGTATGTCATCGAAGAGGCGGTTGCCGCCGGCATCAGCGAGATCGTTCTGGTTACCCGCTCGGGCAAATCCGCCATTGAAGACCATTTCGACTGCCACTATGAGCTGGAAGCAGAGCTCGAACGCAAAGGCAAAACCGATATTCTTAATAGCGTGCGTAATATACTGCCATCTCAGGTCAGCATCACAGCAGTGCGTCAGCATCAGGCACTGGGTCTGGGTCATGCAGTGCTCTGTGCCGCTCCGATTATTGGTGACGAAGATTTTGCCGTCCTTTTACCGGATATGCTGATCGCCTGCGCACCCGGTCAGGAAGCGGATCTCAGCGCCATGACCGAGGCCTATCGCCAAAGCGGCATCGGCCAGATCATGGTCGAACCTGTACCCGAAGAGAAGGTAGACCGCTACGGCATTGTTGATTGCTCAGGGGTTAAGATAGCGCCCGGCGAAAGCGCGGCTATCGCCCGCATGGTTGAAAAGCCGAATGTCAACGAGGCGCCTTCCAATTTGTCCATCAACGGCCGCTACATCCTGCCGGGCCGTATCATGCAACTCCTCACCCAGACCCGCCCGGGCGCCGGAGGCGAGATACAGCTCACCGATGCGATGGCGACCTTCCTCGATGAAGGAGAGCTCGAGGCATTTCATATGCGCGGTAAAACTTATGATTGCGGCAACAAAGCCGGATACCTGCAAGCCAATCTGGCTTATGGCCTGAATCATCCGGAAACCGCCGCAGCACTGAAAGACTTTATTCGCGATCTGGACCTCTGA
- the pgi gene encoding glucose-6-phosphate isomerase: MPLQQSPAWQALTKHAEQMSARHISDLFKSDTQRFTQLSFSQDDILLDLSKQRMTEETLSLLTSLASERNLQQWTEDLFSGAPVNASENRPALHTALRAPGSSSLLLNGQDIIPEIQSNLERMQAIVERIHSGQWRGFTGHSINTVVNIGVGGSDLGPLMACKALAENQPEEAAHIQIHFVSSMDGSQLAELLNKLNPARTLFVISSKSFTTVDTLANANTAKEWLKKSSMADNETMLTARHFIGVSAASEKMTEWGISASHQLGFWEWTGGRYSMWSTIGFPIALKLGMPGFRQLLAGAHAMDQHFRTAPFGENLPVLLALCGIWNINFLKINAHAILPYDGRLSHFPAYLEQLEMESNGKSVTRDGTLTDYSTCPILWGEVGSNAQHAFYQLLHQGTESVMCDFIVAARRYHQSGNNELLHQHQLNLANCLAQSRILALGDSVLKDAESAPVYKRYRGNQPCTTLLLDELTPASLGQLIALYEHKVFVQSVIWGINPFDQWGVELGKKVATSLLSALSADPAASDFDSSTRGLLEKISSQSEPEA; this comes from the coding sequence ATGCCACTGCAACAGTCGCCTGCCTGGCAGGCTCTGACAAAGCATGCAGAACAGATGTCTGCCCGCCATATCAGCGACCTGTTTAAGTCAGATACGCAGCGCTTTACCCAACTCAGTTTCAGTCAGGATGATATCCTGCTGGATCTGTCGAAACAGCGCATGACTGAGGAGACCTTATCGCTGCTGACATCGCTGGCTAGCGAGCGAAACCTGCAGCAATGGACGGAAGACCTGTTTTCTGGCGCACCGGTTAACGCCTCTGAAAACCGCCCCGCCCTGCATACCGCATTACGTGCACCGGGCAGCTCCAGCCTGCTGCTGAATGGTCAGGACATCATTCCGGAGATTCAGTCTAATCTGGAACGCATGCAGGCGATTGTCGAGCGCATTCATTCAGGGCAATGGCGTGGTTTTACCGGACATTCGATCAACACCGTTGTTAATATCGGCGTAGGCGGCTCTGACCTTGGCCCCTTGATGGCGTGCAAAGCCCTGGCAGAAAACCAGCCTGAAGAAGCCGCTCACATCCAGATCCACTTTGTCTCGTCAATGGATGGCAGTCAGTTGGCCGAGCTGCTGAACAAACTGAATCCGGCCCGTACCCTGTTTGTCATCTCCTCTAAGTCATTTACCACGGTAGACACGCTGGCTAACGCCAATACCGCCAAAGAGTGGCTGAAGAAATCCAGCATGGCAGACAATGAAACCATGCTGACCGCACGTCACTTTATCGGCGTATCTGCCGCCAGTGAGAAGATGACCGAATGGGGCATCTCCGCCTCCCACCAGCTCGGATTCTGGGAGTGGACCGGCGGGCGTTACTCAATGTGGTCCACCATAGGATTTCCCATTGCACTGAAGCTCGGCATGCCCGGCTTCCGTCAGTTACTGGCCGGCGCGCACGCGATGGACCAGCACTTTCGCACAGCCCCTTTCGGGGAAAACCTGCCGGTGCTACTGGCTTTATGCGGGATCTGGAATATCAATTTCCTGAAGATCAACGCCCATGCCATTCTCCCCTACGACGGCCGTCTCAGCCACTTCCCGGCCTATCTGGAACAGCTTGAGATGGAGAGCAATGGCAAATCCGTTACCCGAGATGGCACGCTCACGGATTACAGCACCTGTCCTATTCTCTGGGGAGAAGTGGGCAGTAATGCCCAACACGCTTTCTATCAACTCCTGCATCAGGGCACCGAATCGGTGATGTGCGACTTTATCGTCGCCGCCAGACGCTATCATCAGAGCGGCAATAACGAGCTGCTGCATCAGCACCAGCTGAATCTGGCCAACTGCCTTGCCCAGTCCCGCATTCTGGCTCTGGGTGATTCAGTACTGAAAGATGCCGAGAGCGCACCGGTATATAAACGCTACCGTGGTAATCAGCCCTGCACAACTCTGCTGCTGGACGAACTCACGCCAGCCAGTCTGGGCCAACTGATCGCCCTTTATGAGCACAAAGTTTTCGTGCAGTCGGTTATCTGGGGCATTAACCCATTCGATCAATGGGGCGTAGAGCTGGGGAAAAAAGTAGCCACCTCATTACTCAGCGCACTGTCAGCAGACCCCGCCGCCAGCGACTTTGACTCCTCAACCCGGGGATTACTAGAGAAAATTTCCAGCCAGAGCGAGCCCGAAGCATGA
- a CDS encoding nucleotide sugar dehydrogenase has product MRITIWGNELPAWTAAAALAEAGNHVSMVSEYLSSDQELEFKASNEPGLQGLIQSQREAGRLSFSDQQQALQGSNNHIFALSPNQYPLAEQLTLQLKQFHPNKLLIINQSNFGVGSSDKLQKLLQSKRNQIVAYIPDMLAEGSALKNFKSPETLILGCEDESAIMTIRALLRPFSQGLKQWLIMSAKEAEFTKFANTGMLALRLGYINELANLADHLQVDIEVIRAALISDPRIGPHYLHPGCGFGGQHFQQYIAGLSELMSENRNSKLLDTVLIENEKQKEQPFRKLWRHYECDLQGKTITVWGLSFKPGTASIDNAPSLKIIETLLAQKCQIKLHDPLALSNIRQRFGDLPELIYCEDSYQALEQSDGLLLLTEWPEYWSPDYERILQLMRSPLVIDGRNIFAKETLLEQGFTYYGVGR; this is encoded by the coding sequence ATGAGAATCACAATCTGGGGTAATGAACTACCCGCCTGGACCGCCGCTGCCGCTCTCGCCGAGGCCGGCAACCATGTCAGCATGGTCAGCGAATACCTCAGCTCAGATCAGGAACTGGAATTCAAAGCCAGCAACGAACCCGGCCTGCAGGGATTGATCCAGTCACAGCGCGAGGCCGGCCGACTGAGCTTCAGTGACCAGCAGCAGGCCCTGCAGGGCAGCAACAATCATATCTTTGCACTGAGCCCGAATCAGTACCCTCTGGCTGAGCAACTGACCCTGCAGCTAAAACAGTTTCATCCGAATAAGCTTCTGATTATTAACCAGTCCAATTTTGGTGTCGGCAGCAGCGATAAACTGCAGAAACTGCTGCAAAGTAAGCGCAATCAGATTGTTGCTTATATACCCGACATGCTCGCCGAAGGCTCGGCACTGAAGAATTTTAAATCGCCGGAAACCCTGATACTGGGTTGTGAAGATGAATCTGCCATCATGACCATCAGGGCATTACTGCGCCCATTCAGCCAGGGGCTGAAGCAGTGGCTGATCATGTCTGCAAAGGAAGCGGAGTTTACCAAATTCGCCAATACCGGAATGCTTGCCCTTCGACTCGGTTATATCAATGAACTGGCTAACCTCGCAGATCACCTTCAGGTCGATATCGAAGTGATCCGGGCCGCTCTGATCAGCGACCCACGCATCGGCCCACACTACCTGCACCCCGGCTGCGGTTTCGGCGGCCAGCATTTTCAGCAATACATCGCCGGCCTGTCGGAACTGATGAGCGAGAATCGCAACTCTAAACTGCTGGATACGGTTCTGATCGAAAACGAAAAACAGAAAGAACAACCGTTCCGCAAACTCTGGCGCCACTATGAGTGCGATCTGCAGGGCAAAACGATTACTGTCTGGGGGCTGTCATTTAAACCCGGCACGGCCAGTATCGACAACGCACCCAGCCTGAAAATCATCGAGACACTGCTTGCACAAAAATGCCAGATTAAACTGCACGATCCGCTGGCACTGAGCAATATCCGCCAGCGTTTTGGTGATCTACCTGAACTGATCTACTGCGAGGACAGCTACCAGGCACTGGAACAGAGTGATGGCCTGCTGCTGCTGACCGAATGGCCTGAATACTGGTCACCCGACTACGAGCGCATTCTGCAACTGATGCGATCACCACTGGTGATCGACGGTAGAAATATTTTCGCAAAAGAAACCCTGCTTGAGCAGGGCTTCACCTATTACGGAGTAGGCCGCTGA
- a CDS encoding NAD-dependent epimerase: protein MKFLVTGAAGFIGFYTAQRLCQAGHEVVGLDNLNDYYDINLKHARLNQLQPLQGFRFVELDLADREGMAALFRQEKFDRVIHLAAQAGVRYSLQNPFAYVDSNLVGMMTILEGCRNNEVGHLVYASSSSVYGMNVKMPFSTDDAVDHPVSLYAATKKSNELMAHSYSHLYDIPTTGLRFFTVYGPWGRPDMAPFLFTRAILQGEPIKVFNHGKMRRDFTFVEDIVEGVIRIQDVIPQRDDQQAMNSPAASKAPYRVYNIGNNQPIELMEFIQAIENAAGREAVKEYLPMQPGDVPATYADVSGLEQAVGFKPSTSIQDGMNRFVDWYRGFYPGN from the coding sequence ATGAAATTCTTAGTCACGGGCGCAGCCGGCTTTATCGGTTTTTATACGGCGCAACGCCTTTGTCAGGCAGGCCATGAAGTGGTCGGTCTGGATAATCTTAACGACTACTATGACATTAACCTGAAGCATGCCCGTCTGAATCAGTTACAGCCCCTGCAAGGTTTTCGTTTTGTCGAGCTGGATCTGGCGGATCGTGAAGGGATGGCGGCGCTGTTCAGGCAGGAGAAGTTTGATCGCGTTATACACCTTGCCGCTCAGGCCGGCGTGCGTTATTCGCTGCAGAATCCGTTTGCTTATGTGGATTCTAATCTGGTGGGGATGATGACAATTCTGGAAGGTTGCCGGAATAATGAGGTGGGTCATCTGGTCTACGCCTCCTCCTCTTCGGTGTATGGTATGAATGTGAAGATGCCATTCTCTACCGATGATGCGGTGGATCATCCGGTCTCCCTTTATGCGGCGACGAAAAAATCCAATGAGCTGATGGCTCACTCATACTCCCACCTTTACGATATCCCAACGACCGGCCTGCGTTTCTTTACCGTATATGGGCCCTGGGGCCGTCCGGATATGGCGCCGTTCCTGTTCACCCGGGCGATTCTGCAGGGTGAGCCGATTAAGGTGTTCAACCATGGCAAGATGCGCCGTGACTTTACCTTCGTTGAGGATATTGTCGAAGGTGTGATTCGGATTCAGGATGTGATTCCGCAGCGAGATGATCAGCAGGCGATGAACAGCCCGGCAGCGAGTAAGGCGCCGTACCGTGTGTATAACATCGGTAATAATCAGCCAATTGAGCTGATGGAGTTTATTCAGGCGATCGAAAATGCAGCCGGTCGGGAAGCGGTAAAAGAGTATCTGCCGATGCAGCCGGGGGATGTTCCTGCGACCTATGCTGACGTGTCAGGGTTGGAGCAGGCGGTTGGTTTCAAACCGAGCACCAGTATTCAGGACGGTATGAACCGGTTCGTGGACTGGTACCGGGGCTTTTACCCCGGCAACTGA
- a CDS encoding UDP-glucose dehydrogenase family protein codes for MKVTVFGIGYVGLVQAAVLADVGHEVVCVDVDQAKVDNLKKGIIPIYEPGLTPLVESNFAEGRLHFTTDAAEGVAHAEVQFIAVGTPPDEDGSADLKYVLAVAETIATHMTSPKIIVDKSTVPVGTGDKVAAHIAAVLASRNESIDFHVVSNPEFLKEGAAVNDCMRPDRIVIGTDSDHVETRMRELYAPFNRNHDRMIFMDLRSAELTKYAANCMLATKISFMNEMSQLAERLGADIENVRRGIGSDERIGYHFIYPGCGYGGSCFPKDVQALVRTADGIEYDARLLKSVEAVNYRQKEVLFNRVNDYFSGNIEGKTIALWGLSFKPNTDDMREASSRVLMENLWQKGAKVRAFDPEAMEETQRIYGCRDDLELVGTKEAALQGADLLVICTEWKAFRAPDFDMIRAALINPVVIDGRNMYEPELVERHGLEYYGIGRGRSIAQL; via the coding sequence ATGAAAGTTACGGTATTTGGCATCGGTTATGTGGGGCTGGTCCAGGCTGCGGTTCTGGCTGATGTGGGTCATGAAGTGGTCTGTGTCGACGTCGATCAGGCGAAGGTAGATAACCTGAAGAAGGGTATTATTCCCATCTATGAGCCCGGTCTGACACCGCTGGTAGAGAGTAACTTTGCTGAAGGTCGTCTGCACTTTACGACCGATGCGGCTGAGGGTGTGGCTCATGCCGAAGTGCAGTTTATTGCGGTGGGTACACCACCCGATGAGGATGGTTCAGCGGATCTGAAGTACGTGCTGGCTGTTGCTGAGACCATTGCAACGCATATGACTTCGCCGAAAATCATCGTTGATAAATCGACTGTGCCTGTAGGTACCGGAGATAAAGTGGCTGCGCATATTGCTGCGGTGCTGGCCTCACGTAATGAATCGATTGATTTCCATGTGGTATCCAATCCGGAGTTCCTCAAAGAGGGTGCGGCGGTTAATGACTGTATGCGCCCTGATCGCATTGTTATTGGTACGGACAGTGATCATGTCGAAACCCGGATGCGCGAACTCTATGCGCCGTTTAACCGTAACCATGATCGTATGATCTTTATGGATCTGCGCAGTGCTGAGCTGACCAAATATGCGGCGAACTGCATGCTGGCTACCAAGATCAGCTTTATGAATGAGATGTCACAACTGGCGGAGCGCCTTGGTGCCGATATTGAAAATGTTCGTCGGGGTATTGGTTCGGACGAGCGCATTGGTTATCACTTTATCTATCCGGGTTGTGGTTACGGCGGTTCCTGTTTCCCTAAAGATGTTCAGGCGCTGGTGCGCACAGCGGACGGGATTGAGTACGATGCCCGGCTGCTGAAGTCGGTTGAGGCGGTGAACTACCGCCAGAAAGAGGTGCTGTTTAACCGGGTTAATGATTATTTTTCCGGTAACATCGAAGGTAAAACCATTGCGCTGTGGGGGCTCTCTTTCAAGCCGAATACCGATGATATGCGCGAGGCTTCCAGTCGGGTACTGATGGAAAACCTGTGGCAGAAGGGGGCAAAAGTACGGGCTTTCGATCCTGAAGCGATGGAAGAAACCCAGCGCATCTATGGTTGCCGGGATGATCTGGAACTGGTTGGTACTAAAGAAGCGGCCTTGCAGGGTGCTGATCTGCTGGTGATCTGCACCGAGTGGAAGGCGTTTCGTGCACCTGACTTCGATATGATCAGGGCAGCGCTGATCAATCCGGTCGTTATTGATGGCCGGAATATGTATGAGCCGGAGCTGGTTGAACGTCATGGTCTGGAATACTACGGTATCGGCCGTGGGCGGAGTATTGCTCAGCTCTGA